In the genome of Mytilus edulis chromosome 3, xbMytEdul2.2, whole genome shotgun sequence, one region contains:
- the LOC139515299 gene encoding putative leucine-rich repeat-containing protein DDB_G0290503, whose protein sequence is MMKDVVVESLKKDDGGATDNAYTRVDLIDDREAKTRNSILGKGQNLQQIDSIDNSKAENQCFDDDDLPSDGVYLKKDQNANEDESFTVSSASFDSFFGYDNPDSEEDHLSNENDENLMENRPQSFKMNEKSVEVITETKCKIDTESVADEGGSLRQNVSKDSTSIMSMETNSKDNTINRHIKGSILQIPLVSEETELYSTIDNSELTGLNSRKIIMPKRSRSQNDNERHHDTCFSEQDINNLNELVSNVSKISRLMKQHSNTESEDQLQSSKQNVEKSIVTNSDDVTTVSSALRERQFESENLMKEKEGTEMQVESNLENSLSERNDISKKCFHNEAIGLFHDNALFNKKADPYFTSKTPGSRVLFNGALVISDGGGDAISDDGSVIDMPEEELTKWKTSKNKINNKVSQIESNKHLGDIITSTPYAEKKAIGLEKTEIGIYPCEPFNQAYDHLKTPSQPLLAPLFSLPRRGMLDPLFPIQETIDKKDSNTKSGKKKSKKKKRIKANVIKKESMQWPEPKPAETETHCDSSTGSFSMPSFELAEDIQLSSNENLNGSDKKFNVDSNDHLSSTSLKHVRFKEDVEVFYIDPYQSSDIQSAENRVNNKDHISEQPLQSPDEKRKRNDDDDCSDMSSDSFARSNFRNEMDRKMNDDFIIDSYESSDSG, encoded by the exons ATGATGAAAGATGTTGTGGTTGAAAGCCTTAAAAAAGACGATGGTGGAGCAACAGACAATGCCTATACCAGAGTTGATTTAATTGATGATAGAGAGGCTAAAACAAGAAATAGTATATTAG GAAAAGGACAAAACTTACAACAAATAGATTCTATTGATAATTCGAAAGCTGAGAACCAATGCTTTGACGACGATGATCTGCCCTCTGATGGTGTGTATTTGAAAAAAGATCAAAATGCAAATGAAGACGAATCGTTTACTGTTAGCAGTGCATCATTTGACAGTTTCTTTGGTTATGATAATCCAGATAGTGAAGAAGATCATTTGTCAAACGAAAATGATGAAAACCTAATGGAAAACAGACCGCAAAGTttcaaaatgaatgaaaaatcagTGGAAGTCATCACAG aaacTAAGTGCAAAATTGATACAGAAAGTGTTGCTGATGAAGGCGGATCATTGAGACAGAATGTATCTAAAGATTCTACTTCAATAATGTCAATGGAAACCAACAGTAAAGACAATACAATAAATCGTCATATTAAAGGATCAATCTTACAAATTCCTTTGGTTTCTGAAGAAACGGAATTGTATAGCACCATTGATAACAGTGAACTTACAGGATTGAATAGCAGAAAAATAATAATGCCCAAAAGAAGTAGGAGTCAGAACGACAACGAACGCCATCATGATACATGCTTTTCTGAACAGGATATAAACAATTTGAATGAGTTGGTTTCCAATGTAAGTAAGATATCCAGATTAATGAAACAGCACAGCAATACTGAAAGTGAGGATCAACTACAATCAAGCAAACAGAATGTTGAGAAATCTATAGTAACTAATAGTGATGATGTTACAACTGTAAGCAGCGCTTTAAGAGAAAGACAATTTGAAAGTGAAAACCTGATGAAAGAAAAAGAAG GAACAGAGATGCAAGTTGAGAGCAATTTAGAAAATAGCCTGTCAGAAAGAAATGACATTTCGAAGAAATGTTTTCACAATGAAGCAATTGGTTTATTTCATGATAATGCACTGTTTAACAAAAAGGCAGATCCATATTTTACAAGCAAAACACCAGGTAGTAGAGTGTTATTTAATGGGGCATTGGTTATTTCGGATGGAGGCGGCGACGCAATATCTGATGATGGGTCAGTTATAGATATGCCAGAAGAAGAACTGACAAAATGGAAAACATCTAAGAACAAAATCAACAATAAAGTTAGTCAAATAGAAAGTAACAAACATCTTGGTGATATAATTACTAGTACACCATACGCTGAGAAAAAGGCCATAGGACTAGAGAAAACTGAAATTGGAATATATCCATGTGAACCATTTAACCAAGCGTACGATCATTTAAAAACTCCGTCACAACCTTTATTAGCCCCTCTTTTTTCTCTTCCTCGTCGAGGGATGCTGGATCCACTCTTCCCTATTCAGGAAACGATTGATAAAAAAGATAGCAACACTAAATCGGGCAAGAAGAaatcaaaaaagaagaaaaggatTAAAGCAAATGTCATAAAAAAAGAATCAATGCAATGGCCAGAACCAAAACCAGCCGAAACCGAAACGCACTGTGATTCCAGTACCGGTTCGTTCTCAATGCCATCATTTGAATTGGCAGAGGATATACAATTATCAAGCAATGAGAATTTAAACGGGTCAGATAAGAAATTTAACGTGGATTCAAACGACCACTTATCAAGTACTTCCCTTAAACATGTTCGATTCAAGGAAGATGTTGAAGTATTCTATATAGATCCATACCAGAGTTCCGATATCCAATCAGCCGAGAATCGTGTCAACAATAAAGATCATATCTCAGAACAGCCATTACAATCTCCAGACGAAAAGAGGAAAAGAAACGATGATGATGACTGCAGTGATATGTCAAGCGATTCTTTTGCTCGGAGTAACTTTCGCAATGAAATGGATAGAAAGATGAATGACGATTTTATTATAGATTCATACGAAAGCTCCGATTCAGGTTaa
- the LOC139514338 gene encoding toll-like receptor 5, producing MILTTSIILSLFVESESYLTCNYTTGLQTKHSDYWMTQNSSQNGPLKFITVQVFPTYQDCILNPKVITDKYIRKDSFQGVTLIFACDGKTKVYFVFPSEPIVPLNIFGSVFILGCQLDGRQINLLLELTNARYLLLQNLTIPSLNPKIPSNLFAFHKLKGLLIFDMKGNIQNNLDYLLSYQAMFPEMKEMFLSTCRNGTVNTTFLQNKCPNLTFMSITNCSLEAHVELSFSKSNTTSKIDLDLISNAAYYYLTIYHATIPDYGDTRGVELQSCYFQGSEHIRISGHIHYVKVTGNHLPKITSYMLSAANKIQIIILSQNNIIEIENGTFSGQFNVEHLDMSKNRLQLLTNNMFNDMRKLKFLSLAYNNLETLPKHIFSTLNQLETLDLEGNRITNIRESHLPMYSYTLSYINLNYNPFIELPVVIFYIRGLKKVDLKYTNITFSRFLQILESIDDYSLVPSITAGTEYSFGVNLQSTPQITSEYVLKIVDLTGSKVSGFDWVEELARDNDTTRFRKTKNLIIVLSYFRFVLTDNPISCFSNDIVILLSVIKVYHDNGAGSVNRNFLNEWVCEYPIEFRGRLIFDIKLEESYFKKPYSKCPAQCECFLRYNQSVTIVDCRNANLSSIPSIVPPGVIDIWLQNNSISIIDFRQYFKDVRQLLISNNSLTEIKDSVFSEMKILEYLRVDHNLLSYLPQNTDNLDLDMIYVDHNPLLCDCNSLWFKHWMLENILTLRRLKDITCRSSNGIERFLKVADKRFICTKNDVESFISEIIGAVLGMAAMCLLTLTIIFRQTIKVLLYVKFGFHPFDRKTCKDYETIDITFIYSKKFEHFILENSKILQECNICYSNIDFIPGYSWEANIRNAVYHSKCVFILLTKDLDVNIINSTYAASEHKLKSRLDFLIGFTMGDTKVDGIAIIEDFKRYHKLHQKLKSDSLLFWENLRYRLSSYKTPNHRNNNIELRSNIKESIFGTSNVSDTESSFDVFVSYSDEDQDYSENKLVKKLRDMEKYKIISADQIHPGTSVWCGIETCVDKARHTIFVVSNHSNVKLELHKESNDEPTQQQPLSVKRLVKQRQSITNEELESEQSLTVNLPEERKYVFRTARLKTDEKAYNHLIVVCRGLQTNLRIEREFESYFQKYIVLEHVEDDEKEDNEFWKRLQMALDSRPITNCDPIDIVLEDNIDEEAKIDNQYEQTITNSNGSTDIAQLI from the coding sequence ATGATACTGACAACGTCAATTATCCTCTCTCTTTTTGTGGAGTCAGAAAGCTATTTAACATGCAACTACACAACTGGTCTACAGACCAAACACTCAGATTATTGGATGACTCAGAATAGTTCCCAGAATGGACCATTGAAATTCATCACTGTACAAGTATTTCCGACTTATCAGGACTGTATTTTAAATCCTAAGGTTATTACAGATAAATATATTAGAAAGGATAGTTTCCAAGGTGTTACATTGATTTTTGCTTGTGATGGTAAAACaaaagtatattttgtttttccttCAGAACCGATTGTTCCTCTTAACATTTTTGGCAGTGTTTTTATATTAGGTTGTCAGCTTGATGGACGCCAAATAAATTTGCTCCTGGAATTAACAAACGCTAGATATCTGTTACTCCAAAACCTTACAATTCCAAGTTTGAACCCGAAAATTCCATCAAATTTGTTTGCTTTCCATAAATTGAAAGGTCTTTTGATTTTCGATATGAAGGGAAATATACAGAACAACTTGGATTACCTTTTAAGTTATCAAGCTATGTTTCCTGAAATGAAGGAAATGTTTCTATCCACGTGTAGAAACGGAACTGTTAATACTACATTTCTACAGAACAAATGTCCAAATTTAACATTTATGTCCATTACTAATTGTAGTTTAGAAGCCCATGTAGAATTGagtttttcaaaaagtaataCCACATcaaagatagatcttgacttgataagtAATGCGGCGTACTACTATTTGACGATTTATCACGCAACGATTCCAGATTATGGAGATACCAGAGGAGTTGAACTGCAATCATGTTATTTCCAAGGTTCTGAACATATTAGAATTTCTGGTCATATTCACTATGTAAAAGTAACAGGTAATCATTTGCCTAAGATAACATCATATATGTTATCTGCTgctaataaaatacaaattataattttaagcCAAAACAACATCATTGAAATCGAAAATGGGACATTTAGCGGCCAATTTAATGTTGAGCATCTTGATATGAGCAAAAATCGGCTACAGCTATTAAcaaataacatgtttaatgacATGCGAAAATTGAAGTTTCTGAGTCTTGCTTATAACAATCTAGAAACTTTACCAAAACATATCTTTTCTACACTTAATCAACTGGAAACTCTAGATTTGGAAGGAAACAGAATAACTAATATCAGGGAATCTCATCTTCCGATGTACAGCTATACTTTAAGTTATATAAATCTGAATTACAATCCTTTTATTGAATTACCTGTCGTAATATTTTATATCAGAGGATTAAAGAAAGTGGATTTAAAATATACCAACATTACTTTCTCTAGATTTTTGCAAATTTTGGAAAGTATTGATGACTATTCTCTAGTACCGAGTATAACAGCAGGAACAGAATATTCATTTGGTGTAAACTTACAGTCAACTCCACAGATAACCTCAGAATATGTATTGAAAATAGTCGATTTAACAGGATCTAAAGTTTCAGGTTTTGATTGGGTAGAAGAGCTGGCGAGAGATAACGATACAACTCGTTTTCGTAAAACGAAAAATCTAATAATAGTGTTATCTTACTTTCGCTTTGTTTTAACAGATAATCCAATATCATGTTTTTCTAATGATATTGTTATACTTTTATCGGTTATAAAAGTTTATCATGATAACGGTGCTGGGTCTGTTAATCGAAACTTTCTAAATGAATGGGTGTGTGAATATCCTATTGAGTTTCGAGGAAGATTAATTTTTGATATCAAACTAGAGGAATCGTACTTTAAGAAACCGTATAGTAAATGTCCAGCTCAGTGTGAATGCTTTTTGCGATACAACCAAAGTGTTACAATAGTTGACTGTCGAAACGCCAATTTGTCATCGATTCCATCAATTGTACCTCCAGGTGTTATTGATATATGGCTACAAAACAATAGTATTTCAATTATAGATTTCAGACAATATTTCAAAGATGTGAGGCAACTGTTAATTTCCAATAACAGTTTAACAGAGATAAAAGATAGTGTATTCAGTGAAATGAAAATATTAGAATATTTGAGAGTGGACCACAATTTACTTAGTTATCTACCGCAAAATACTGACAATCTTGATTTAGATATGATATATGTAGACCATAACCCTTTACTCTGTGACTGCAACTCACTATGGTTCAAGCACTGGATGTTGGAAAATATTCTAACACTCCGAAGACTCAAAGATATAACATGTAGAAGTTCGAATGGAATAGAAAGATTTTTGAAAGTTGCAGACAAGAGATTTATATGCACAAAAAACGATGTAGAGAGTTTCATATCGGAAATTATAGGAGCAGTACTTGGTATGGCAGCAATGTGTTTGCTTACTTTAACAATCATCTTTAGGCAgacaattaaagttttattgtATGTTAAGTTTGGCTTTCATCCATTTGATCGGAAAACTTGCAAAGACTACGAAACAATTGATATTACCTTCATCTATTCGAAGAAGTTTGAACACTTCATATTGGAGAACTCCAAAATTCTCCAAgaatgtaatatttgttattcaAATATAGATTTCATCCCTGGATATTCATGGGAAGCTAATATAAGAAACGCAGTATATCATAGTAAATGCGTATTTATTTTACTGACAAAGGACCTTGATGTTAATATCATAAATTCCACTTATGCGGCAAGCGAACATAAACTGAAAAGTAGATTAGATTTTTTGATAGGGTTTACAATGGGAGATACAAAAGTAGACGGAATAGCAATCATCGAAGATTTCAAAAGGTACCACAAATTGCATCAGAAGTTAAAATCTGATAGCTTATTGTTTTGGGAGAACCTTAGATATAGATTATCTTCGTACAAAACTCCAAACCATAGAAATAACAATATTGAATTAAGATCGAACATTAAAGAGAGCATATTTGGTACAAGCAATGTAAGTGATACAGAAAGcagttttgatgtttttgttagCTATTCTGATGAAGATCAAGATTATTCTGAAAACAAATTGGTAAAGAAATTAAGAGACATGGAAAAATATAAGATTATTTCTGCTGATCAAATTCACCCAGGGACATCGGTCTGGTGTGGCATAGAAACATGTGTAGATAAAGCTAGACATACTATTTTTGTTGTATCAAATCATAGCAATGTCAAACTAGAACTACATAAAGAATCTAATGATGAACCAACACAACAACAACCTTTATCGGTGAAAAGATTGGTCAAACAACGGCAATCAATCACAAATGAAGAACTAGAAAGCGAGCAGTCACTTACAGTTAATCTTCCCGAGGAAAGAAAATATGTATTTAGAACAGCACGACTAAAGACTGACGAAAAAGCTTACAATCATCTTATTGTTGTATGTCGAGGGTTGCAAACTAACTTGCGAATAGAAAGGGAATTTGAAagttattttcaaaaatacataGTTTTGGAACACGTAGAAGATGATGAAAAAGAAGACAATGAATTTTGGAAAAGATTGCAAATGGCTCTTGATTCAAGGCCGATTACTAATTGTGATCCGATAGATATTGTGCTTGAGGACAACATAGATGAAGAGGCTAAAATCGACAACCAATACGAACAAACCATTACTAATTCTAATGGCTCAACCGACATTGCACAATTAATCTAA